A single genomic interval of Hevea brasiliensis isolate MT/VB/25A 57/8 chromosome 4, ASM3005281v1, whole genome shotgun sequence harbors:
- the LOC110656936 gene encoding ultraviolet-B receptor UVR8 — protein MADRYRLVSIEELPSHLILEILTTGRLSAVDLVCLELTSTTFGGSHGLYPNKCKSMVDFAAFQLCLSHGVYNGMSLDAQKELFDRCGGNWKRVLRFLQAVEESSGMVETSAGNMQITTGRYHTLLISNSSVYSCGSSLCGVLGHAPETTQCVAFTRISFPYLAHVVQVSASHNHAAFVLESGKVFTCGDNSSFCCGHQDTSRPIFRPRLVEALKGVPCKQVAAGLNFTVFLTRQGHVYSCGTNTHGQLGHGDTVDRSTPKIIESLEGVGSIVQIAAGPSYVLAVTDNGAVYSFGSGSNFCLGHGEQHNEFLPRAVQTFRRKGIHVVRVSAGDEHAVALDSSGFVYTWGKGYCGALGHGDEIDKTLPEPLNSLKSHLAVQVCARKRKTFVLVDGGHVYGFGWMGFGSLGFPDRGVYDKVMRPRILDSLRAHRVSQISTGLYHTVAVTSQGQIFGFGDNERAQLGHDMLRGCLEPTEIFVPELADDTDLASESE, from the exons ATGGCAGATAGGTATAGGTTGGTTTCAATTGAGGAATTGCCATCGCATTTGATTTTGGAGATACTGACGACAGGCAGGCTTAGTGCCGTTGATCTTGTTTGTTTAGAGTTAACTTCTACGACTTTTGGAGGGAGCCATGGTTTATACCCTAACAAATGCAAGTCAATGGTAGATTTTGCCGCATTTCAGCTGTGTTTGTCACATGGCGTTTATAATGGGATGTCACTTGATGCCCAGAAAGAATTGTTTGATCGGTGTGGAGGAAATTGGAAGCGGGTTTTGAGGTTCTTGCAGGCTGTGGAGGAATCATCTGGGATGGTCGAGACTTCAGCAGGCAAT ATGCAGATTACAACTGGAAGGTATCACACATTGCTGATCAGCAATTCATCTGTGTATTCTTGTGGTTCCAGTTTGTGTGGTGTTCTTGGGCATGCTCCTGAAACAACACAATGCGTAGCATTCACCAGGATTAGTTTCCCATATTTGGCTCATGTGGTTCAAGTCTCAGCCTCTCACAATCATGCTGCATTTGTTTTGGAGTCTGGAAAG GTTTTCACATGTGGAGATAATTCATCATTTTGCTGTGGTCATCAAGATACAAGCCGCCCCATATTTAGGCCTAGGCTTGTTGAGGCATTGAAGGGAGTTCCTTGCAAGCAG GTTGCTGCTGGACTTAACTTTACTGTTTTCCTTACGAGACAAGGCCATGTCTATAGTTGTGGAACCAACACACATGGGCAGCTTGGTCATGGTGACACAGTGGACAGATCAACACCCAAAATCATTGAATCACTTGAAGGAGTTGGCTCAATTGTTCAGATAGCAGCAGGTCCGAGCTATGTCTTAGCTGTTACTGATAATGGGGCAGTGTACTCTTTTGGATCTGGTTCTAATTTCTGTCTTGGTCATGGAGAGCAGCATAATGAGTTCCTGCCTCGCGCAGTTCAGACCTTTAGGAGAAAGGGCATTCACGTGGTTCGTGTGTCTGCTGGAGATGAACATGCTGTGGCACTCGATTCCAGTGGATTT GTTTATACATGGGGAAAAGGTTACTGCGGTGCATTGGGCCATGGAGATGAGATTGATAAGACTCTTCCAGAACCCTTGAATAGCCTTAAGAGTCACCTTGCTGTGCAG GTTTGTGCAAGAAAAAGGAAAACATTTGTTCTGGTTGATGGCGGTCATGTTTATGGCTTCGGTTGGATGGGGTTTGGTAGCCTTGGTTTTCCCGATAGGGGAGTATATGATAAAGTGATGAGACCTCGAATCCTTGATAGTTTAAGAGCACATCGTGTTTCTCAGATCAGCACAGGTCTGTATCACACTGTTGCAGTCACTAGCCAGGGGCAGATATTTGGATTTGGAGATAATGAAAGAGCACAGCTTGGGCACGACATGTTGAGAGGATGCCTCGAACCAACTGAAATTTTTGTTCCAGAATTGGCTGATGATACAGATCTTGCTTCTGAAAGTGAATGA